A genomic stretch from Leptospira licerasiae serovar Varillal str. VAR 010 includes:
- a CDS encoding Hsp33 family molecular chaperone HslO: MENNDIYHYGILPDVHFRFSSAEISYAVTAASNLHGFDDAGTELLARTMLAAFFLADLVKEDTKVSVQIRFYDDSEIHSVLAYSTRNGRLKATLRHRPEEDIESGQISEENLGILKVFRWKDGECIYQSIVPFRNQSFETNIENYLRDSEQVPSFLVAYVKQEGLHWRIKGLFLQALPEARPEHIDAVRELAGKLEEEKSKIYEGTVSQALEILQSSWNTKFEILETGRPEYRCDCSEEKIKELIQNLGKEEAMDIAEEQGQIEVTCEFCNSIYRFPKAQVLELF, from the coding sequence ATGGAAAATAACGATATATACCATTATGGGATTCTTCCCGACGTTCACTTTCGTTTTTCCTCGGCGGAAATTTCTTACGCAGTAACCGCAGCGTCTAACTTACACGGTTTTGACGATGCTGGTACGGAGCTTCTTGCAAGGACAATGCTAGCCGCATTCTTCTTGGCTGATTTAGTAAAAGAAGACACAAAGGTAAGCGTTCAAATCCGCTTTTACGACGACTCAGAGATCCATTCAGTATTAGCATATAGTACTCGTAACGGAAGACTTAAGGCAACTTTAAGACATCGTCCTGAAGAAGATATAGAATCCGGACAGATCTCCGAAGAAAATTTAGGGATTTTGAAAGTATTCCGTTGGAAAGACGGAGAATGTATTTATCAATCCATCGTTCCTTTTCGGAACCAAAGTTTTGAAACGAATATCGAAAATTATCTGAGAGATTCGGAACAGGTACCTTCCTTTTTGGTGGCTTATGTCAAACAAGAAGGTCTCCATTGGAGAATCAAAGGTCTGTTCTTACAAGCGTTACCGGAAGCGAGACCGGAACATATAGATGCAGTCAGAGAACTTGCCGGAAAACTAGAAGAGGAAAAATCAAAAATTTACGAAGGGACCGTTTCCCAAGCATTAGAAATTTTGCAATCTTCTTGGAATACAAAGTTCGAGATATTGGAGACCGGAAGGCCGGAATATAGATGTGATTGTTCGGAAGAGAAGATCAAAGAACTCATCCAAAATTTAGGAAAAGAAGAAGCGATGGATATCGCAGAAGAGCAAGGACAGATCGAAGTCACTTGTGAATTCTGTAATTCTATCTATAGATTTCCAAAGGCGCAGGTCTTAGAGTTATTTTAG
- the tsaE gene encoding tRNA (adenosine(37)-N6)-threonylcarbamoyltransferase complex ATPase subunit type 1 TsaE, producing the protein MSGRFENLTLDSIDTPVLKLAGIVAAVWKDGNFPLLLLSGKMGSGKTTFVSKLVNALLDHLKPELDRSKLFVNSPTYTLMNEYPFPEIQNRSGDPLKIFHFDLYRIGSFEEITDLGFEEYWDGKGISLIEWWEKAEPEFKGKKFIIKIGLEEADEDTRNLQIEFLGEEWRRPDLEIESFLKSEKIL; encoded by the coding sequence ATGTCAGGACGGTTTGAAAATCTTACCTTAGATTCTATCGATACCCCTGTCTTAAAACTTGCAGGGATTGTAGCTGCCGTCTGGAAAGACGGAAACTTTCCTCTACTTCTTCTTTCCGGAAAGATGGGCTCAGGCAAAACCACGTTTGTTTCTAAACTTGTAAATGCTTTGTTGGATCACCTGAAACCAGAATTGGATAGATCCAAATTATTTGTAAATTCACCTACTTATACTTTGATGAATGAGTATCCGTTTCCGGAAATTCAAAATAGATCGGGAGATCCCTTAAAGATCTTTCATTTTGATCTGTATCGGATCGGTTCTTTTGAGGAAATTACGGACTTAGGTTTTGAAGAATATTGGGACGGCAAAGGGATTTCACTGATAGAATGGTGGGAAAAGGCAGAACCTGAATTTAAGGGTAAAAAATTCATTATCAAGATCGGTTTGGAAGAAGCAGACGAAGATACTCGGAATCTGCAGATCGAGTTTTTGGGAGAAGAATGGAGAAGGCCCGATTTAGAGATCGAGTCCTTTCTGAAGTCGGAGAAAATCTTATGA
- a CDS encoding inositol monophosphatase family protein, with protein MESLAPPIDFPLEEVKKRVKSVQSVSGLILESARKLQKEIRVFGIVSDSEEKERIHKADELMGKFLIDFIRQNFPNDSIISEDYFKHDGSNSFRWVLDPIDGSMNFVRGIPLYCVSVGLEHRETPVAGVVFAPELDTRYSAILSQGAFKNGLRIDVSNTDALARSLLVSSFPTNRKEILNEVISDITAFISCGRSMRRTGSFVLDTCWVAEGVLDGIWEKGVKLWDTVASSVILTEAGGKLTDFQGKHFLSGQAEVVASNGRIHKQIIDILRNVRISIGRN; from the coding sequence ATGGAATCCTTAGCACCTCCCATAGATTTCCCTCTTGAAGAAGTGAAGAAGAGAGTGAAATCAGTCCAATCCGTATCCGGGCTTATACTGGAATCCGCTCGTAAACTCCAAAAGGAGATCCGAGTTTTCGGGATCGTAAGCGACTCCGAAGAAAAAGAACGAATTCATAAAGCGGACGAATTGATGGGAAAATTTCTAATCGATTTCATCCGACAAAACTTTCCAAACGACTCCATCATTTCCGAAGATTATTTCAAACACGACGGAAGTAATTCTTTCCGTTGGGTTTTGGACCCGATCGACGGATCTATGAATTTTGTACGAGGCATTCCTCTCTATTGTGTATCCGTAGGTTTAGAACATAGAGAAACTCCTGTTGCAGGAGTTGTATTCGCGCCGGAATTAGATACACGTTACTCTGCAATCTTAAGCCAAGGTGCATTCAAGAACGGACTTCGAATTGATGTTTCTAACACGGACGCACTTGCAAGATCCCTTTTGGTATCCAGCTTTCCTACAAATAGAAAGGAAATCTTAAACGAAGTCATTTCCGACATCACTGCATTCATCAGTTGCGGTAGATCTATGAGAAGGACCGGATCTTTCGTATTGGATACATGTTGGGTAGCAGAAGGTGTACTCGACGGGATTTGGGAGAAGGGTGTAAAACTCTGGGATACTGTCGCAAGCTCCGTGATCTTAACGGAAGCAGGCGGTAAACTCACAGACTTTCAAGGAAAACACTTCTTATCGGGACAGGCAGAAGTGGTAGCTTCCAATGGAAGGATCCATAAGCAGATCATAGATATTCTAAGAAATGTTCGGATCTCCATCGGAAGAAATTAA
- a CDS encoding GMC family oxidoreductase has translation MGAIPEANYKIITPEKHESLIKENGIKDGVWKLKAEAVIIGSGAGGAVVAATLAKAGWKVILIEEGGYFTPAKFTGDEFLSQARLYRDAGFIISEEQTLSILQGRTVGGSTTVNWQTSLYPPDYVTNEWDSRFGWKGYGRQEMDAYISEVHERIGVHEVPQNLINANNSTLMKGGKALGLHPEVLKNNNRGCIGLGRCGLGCPINAKQSAFLTWIPDAIEAGATVISNMRAQYIQDGDIKTVVAEFTPDPYEKAPSNVLQKVVIDAPVVIVSAGAIEGPALLQRSGLGNDWVGRNLKVHPTSTNFAIFDETINMFSGPPQSAVIKDGHNQNNTGYGYWLEVAPFRPTLASSLIPFYGQRQFDTMKKYPNMSAGIVLVRDGADGEANASVKWSLGRRKVYFEITPTDGKNLLKGLKALAEVQVAAGAKAIVFPFPDVEEPIPVDKNSKFDWILDKSIEPGKIAIGSAHPHGSIQAAKSPDLGAVDMDFQLYGHKNIFVMDASVYPTGLSVNPQITTMSVNLRAARALAQRKAEVLGNK, from the coding sequence ATGGGAGCAATTCCTGAGGCAAATTATAAGATCATCACTCCGGAAAAACACGAATCTTTGATCAAAGAGAACGGGATCAAAGACGGAGTTTGGAAATTGAAAGCGGAAGCTGTCATCATTGGTTCCGGAGCGGGAGGGGCGGTTGTAGCTGCCACCCTTGCTAAAGCAGGATGGAAAGTAATCCTGATCGAAGAAGGCGGATATTTTACTCCTGCAAAATTCACAGGAGATGAATTCCTTTCCCAAGCTAGATTGTATAGGGATGCAGGGTTTATCATCTCAGAAGAGCAAACTCTTTCCATCTTACAAGGAAGAACTGTTGGAGGTTCTACCACTGTAAACTGGCAAACTTCTCTTTATCCCCCCGATTACGTGACCAACGAATGGGATTCTCGTTTCGGTTGGAAAGGTTACGGAAGACAGGAAATGGACGCTTATATTTCGGAAGTACATGAAAGAATAGGTGTTCACGAAGTTCCTCAAAATTTGATCAATGCAAACAATAGCACTTTAATGAAAGGCGGAAAAGCATTAGGCTTGCATCCTGAAGTATTAAAAAACAATAATAGAGGATGTATAGGGCTCGGCCGTTGCGGTTTGGGTTGCCCTATCAATGCAAAACAATCCGCATTCTTAACTTGGATCCCTGATGCGATCGAGGCAGGCGCTACTGTAATCTCCAATATGAGAGCGCAATACATCCAAGACGGAGATATTAAAACTGTAGTTGCTGAATTTACTCCTGATCCTTACGAAAAGGCTCCAAGCAATGTATTGCAAAAAGTAGTGATCGACGCTCCGGTTGTTATCGTGAGTGCCGGTGCAATTGAAGGACCTGCACTTCTGCAAAGATCCGGCCTCGGAAACGACTGGGTAGGAAGAAATTTGAAAGTCCATCCTACAAGCACGAACTTTGCGATCTTTGATGAGACAATCAATATGTTCTCCGGACCTCCTCAATCCGCAGTGATTAAGGACGGCCATAACCAAAATAATACAGGTTATGGATATTGGTTAGAAGTTGCTCCTTTCCGTCCTACTTTGGCGAGTTCTTTGATCCCTTTCTATGGTCAGAGACAATTTGATACTATGAAAAAATATCCGAACATGAGTGCTGGGATCGTACTCGTTCGTGACGGCGCGGATGGAGAGGCGAACGCTTCTGTAAAATGGTCTTTGGGAAGAAGAAAAGTATATTTCGAGATAACTCCTACCGACGGCAAAAATTTACTCAAAGGTCTGAAGGCACTTGCAGAAGTTCAAGTTGCCGCCGGTGCAAAGGCGATCGTATTCCCATTCCCTGATGTAGAAGAACCTATCCCAGTGGATAAAAATTCCAAGTTCGATTGGATCCTGGATAAAAGTATCGAGCCGGGAAAGATCGCAATCGGTTCCGCTCACCCTCATGGTTCTATCCAAGCAGCTAAGTCTCCCGACCTAGGTGCGGTTGATATGGACTTTCAACTCTATGGTCATAAGAATATTTTCGTAATGGATGCTTCCGTGTATCCTACTGGATTATCCGTAAATCCTCAGATTACGACCATGAGTGTGAATTTGAGGGCCGCAAGAGCCTTGGCACAGAGAAAGGCAGAAGTTTTAGGAAATAAATAA
- a CDS encoding ribonuclease R family protein, protein MTQKKKTVKQIQTKKKIKTKQNSEENKRSKGPVPKESKENALRKKIREAKEMIFKKKKDHKSSRSAESEIFPVEKKVQRDQKSRKFDPPPPSPPKKEKEFKTPKFKKDSKPESHVPASKPKFYDRKFGSHEWERENEPGRKLLKFFRSKAGKVLSMQEVYSKFIAHAGQKKGYRREKWEAQEQKRSAEEILIFFENEGLIEIQKKNIIVRSNQTLSGTISLSKKGDGFVKLTTGTEVFVPGQYTSSAIQGDLVEILPTGIGRKGKLEGEVVSVIRRGRELYRMKVTEKDYKFIVGTFLDMEGDLKEGFLPRKTLLQDLQDEINIGDVLIVTLKQDSDHEKNLYEAHFVRFESDTKEDTDLMRMLMKYNYTILYPEEIKLEELPDEVEESTVDNWNSRVDLRELKSITIDGEYSKDFDDAISFIDEGKKIRFYVHIADVSHYVTPGSALDIEAYARATSVYLGSRVVPMLPPELSENLCSLVAKKNRLAFTVEMEADWSGTIFHAKFYKSIIRVAERYTYNRAEEEIKSGDPKNWIFQMMKFADVLRRRRLNSGRIDLNLKETKVVTDSEHNVVEIKPVDRLQAHILIEEFMLSANIKVAEYIRKKERPTLYRVHEPMDVEKLEMLNSFLRLNGVNAQLQDTSYESIRNVLQVIEGSPAERLFNISLLRSFMQAYYSGEYLGHWGLGFKDYCHFTSPIRRYPDLVCHRVLESILLSEKEPYSEEDIKVMGLHTSHEERKATDSERDYYKLKACRFLEKTGIREFTATLVGFKAAVAFVELNNPPVEAIIPAIEFTDEGELQADTDFTFYSKKYTKQYSLGETFQVELDRIDFEEIKIYVKMQKFQKKG, encoded by the coding sequence ATGACACAAAAAAAGAAAACAGTTAAACAAATACAGACAAAGAAAAAAATAAAAACAAAACAGAATAGTGAAGAGAACAAAAGATCCAAAGGACCCGTTCCGAAAGAATCGAAAGAGAACGCTTTAAGAAAAAAGATCAGAGAAGCAAAGGAGATGATCTTTAAAAAGAAAAAGGATCATAAGTCTTCTCGCTCCGCCGAATCGGAAATTTTTCCTGTCGAAAAGAAAGTCCAACGAGATCAAAAAAGCCGTAAATTTGATCCTCCACCGCCTTCTCCTCCTAAAAAAGAAAAAGAATTTAAGACTCCTAAGTTTAAGAAAGACTCCAAACCGGAATCTCATGTACCTGCATCAAAGCCAAAATTTTACGATAGAAAATTCGGAAGTCATGAATGGGAAAGAGAGAATGAGCCGGGTAGAAAACTTCTAAAATTTTTCCGTTCTAAAGCAGGCAAAGTTCTCTCGATGCAAGAGGTATACTCCAAGTTCATCGCGCATGCAGGCCAGAAAAAAGGTTATAGAAGGGAAAAATGGGAAGCCCAAGAACAAAAACGTTCTGCGGAAGAGATTCTGATCTTTTTCGAAAATGAAGGTCTGATAGAGATCCAAAAAAAGAATATAATCGTTCGTTCAAATCAGACCTTAAGCGGAACCATCTCTTTAAGTAAAAAAGGAGACGGCTTCGTAAAACTGACTACTGGAACCGAAGTTTTTGTTCCTGGACAATACACTTCCTCCGCTATCCAAGGTGACCTTGTGGAAATTCTTCCTACAGGTATCGGCCGCAAAGGAAAGTTAGAAGGGGAAGTCGTATCTGTTATTCGCAGAGGGCGTGAACTTTATAGAATGAAGGTCACTGAAAAGGATTATAAATTTATAGTCGGAACTTTTTTGGATATGGAAGGAGATCTGAAAGAGGGCTTCCTTCCCCGCAAAACATTACTCCAGGATCTACAGGATGAGATCAATATCGGAGATGTTCTGATCGTAACCTTAAAGCAGGATTCCGATCATGAAAAAAATCTATACGAAGCTCACTTCGTTAGATTCGAGTCGGATACAAAAGAAGACACGGATCTAATGCGGATGTTAATGAAGTACAATTATACGATCCTTTATCCGGAGGAAATAAAGTTAGAAGAACTTCCGGACGAAGTGGAAGAGTCTACAGTAGACAACTGGAATTCTAGAGTGGATTTAAGAGAACTCAAATCCATCACGATAGACGGAGAATACTCAAAGGACTTTGACGATGCAATTTCATTTATAGACGAAGGCAAGAAGATCCGATTTTACGTTCATATCGCTGATGTTTCTCACTATGTAACACCAGGCTCTGCTCTGGACATTGAAGCATATGCCAGGGCAACTTCCGTTTATTTAGGAAGCAGAGTAGTTCCGATGTTACCTCCTGAACTTTCCGAAAATCTTTGTAGTCTTGTTGCAAAGAAGAATCGTCTCGCATTTACAGTGGAGATGGAAGCGGATTGGAGCGGAACTATCTTCCATGCTAAATTTTATAAATCCATAATACGTGTAGCCGAAAGATACACTTATAATCGTGCGGAAGAAGAGATCAAATCGGGAGATCCGAAAAATTGGATCTTTCAGATGATGAAATTTGCGGACGTTCTTAGGAGGAGAAGACTAAACTCGGGAAGAATCGATCTAAATCTGAAAGAGACCAAGGTAGTCACCGATTCCGAACATAATGTGGTCGAGATCAAACCTGTGGATAGATTACAGGCTCATATCCTGATCGAAGAATTTATGCTTTCTGCGAACATCAAAGTAGCAGAATACATACGCAAGAAGGAAAGACCGACTTTATATCGTGTCCATGAACCGATGGATGTGGAAAAACTTGAAATGCTAAATTCGTTTCTAAGATTGAACGGGGTCAACGCACAATTACAGGATACGTCTTACGAATCGATTCGTAATGTCCTACAAGTGATCGAAGGAAGCCCAGCAGAGCGTCTGTTTAATATTTCTCTTTTGAGAAGTTTTATGCAGGCATATTATTCGGGAGAGTATTTGGGACATTGGGGACTAGGTTTCAAAGACTATTGTCATTTCACTTCTCCCATTCGTCGTTATCCTGATTTGGTTTGTCACAGGGTTTTAGAAAGTATCCTACTCTCGGAAAAAGAACCATATTCCGAAGAAGACATTAAAGTAATGGGTCTTCATACTTCTCATGAAGAAAGAAAGGCAACGGATTCAGAAAGAGATTATTATAAACTCAAAGCCTGCAGATTTTTGGAAAAAACTGGTATCAGAGAATTTACTGCAACTCTTGTCGGATTCAAAGCAGCGGTTGCGTTTGTAGAATTGAATAATCCTCCAGTGGAAGCGATCATTCCTGCGATTGAGTTTACTGACGAAGGAGAGTTACAAGCGGACACTGACTTCACATTCTATTCTAAAAAATATACCAAACAATATTCATTAGGAGAAACTTTCCAAGTGGAATTGGATAGAATTGATTTTGAAGAAATTAAAATTTATGTGAAGATGCAAAAATTCCAAAAGAAAGGATAG
- a CDS encoding c-type cytochrome codes for MNPFQINRSGSEKGGNHRLSFFSFLLVTFFTLVFSFCKESKPLSPEAEAGRGLYMANCIACHNANPKLDGAVGPSVANSSYELLEARMRGEYPPGYVPKRQSTAMTRFNFTEAQIRSLEEFLKQ; via the coding sequence ATGAATCCATTCCAAATCAATCGGAGTGGAAGCGAGAAGGGCGGTAATCACCGCCTTTCTTTTTTTAGCTTTCTACTCGTAACATTTTTCACGTTAGTATTCTCTTTTTGTAAAGAATCCAAGCCACTTTCTCCGGAAGCGGAAGCCGGTAGAGGATTGTATATGGCTAACTGTATTGCTTGTCATAACGCAAATCCCAAACTGGACGGCGCAGTCGGACCATCTGTGGCAAATTCTTCGTATGAATTATTGGAAGCTAGAATGAGAGGAGAATATCCTCCAGGTTACGTTCCTAAACGTCAGAGTACGGCGATGACCCGTTTTAATTTTACGGAAGCTCAGATAAGATCATTAGAAGAGTTTTTGAAACAATAA
- a CDS encoding beta-galactosidase codes for MIFGADYYPEQWTPKDWEEDIRIMKDMGLSRVRLAEFSWALVEPKEGKFDFSFWKKMLDLFHKHKIDVILGTPTATFPPWLAKKYPDVLQTRDGVLRNIGTRRQACFSSPNYRKAVVRVVTKMAQTLGNHPAVIGWQIDNEIGHEGSDIDHSETSLKAFRLWLKQKYKTIQNLNDTWGNIFWGVIFNDWNEIPLPGPHVSAGFNPSMIQDFYRFHSDTIVDFVKLQADIVRKFSPSRKLTTNLYPSPFLPVIDMSELFTHLDYVSWDNYPTWGDQEEPFPHPFISAMHQYNRGLKDLPFTVMEQISGFQGHDTLGYLPAPGQIQLWMKQAIVQGAEQIIFFRYRTARFGQEQLCYGILDHDKSLTDRYFELQKGISEILPEAEDFASEHFPADVAVLHDIENARNFKHQPISSGLKHSPVPFAQVGYDIEMATWFAGLNILNVNTHFLPISKADFSKYKVLVLPLYAMVEDTIVKKLEQFVKGGGVLVLGYRAGLKDTNSWMLDSQVPGPFSEMAGVKVRKFESVGNQNVKFRFRLLPGTCSKICEILEPTTAKVWARYSDNKKFYKGKPVITCNRFGKGSVVYVGASLSPISFMLLYRRTLRMADVPFTFYGPTVERSFRKGKSKDYEIFINHSGKKALAGFKLLKPYEVRILTKTK; via the coding sequence ATGATTTTCGGAGCTGATTATTATCCCGAACAATGGACTCCTAAAGATTGGGAAGAGGACATTCGGATCATGAAGGACATGGGATTATCCAGAGTCCGTCTCGCAGAGTTTTCTTGGGCCCTAGTAGAACCTAAAGAGGGCAAATTCGATTTTTCTTTTTGGAAGAAGATGTTGGATCTCTTTCATAAGCACAAAATAGATGTGATCCTAGGAACTCCAACAGCCACATTCCCCCCCTGGCTCGCAAAAAAATATCCTGACGTTCTTCAGACCAGAGATGGAGTTTTAAGAAACATAGGCACAAGAAGACAAGCATGTTTCTCTTCTCCAAATTATAGAAAAGCAGTGGTTCGAGTCGTTACTAAGATGGCCCAAACATTAGGAAATCATCCTGCAGTTATCGGCTGGCAGATCGACAATGAGATCGGTCACGAAGGTTCCGATATTGATCATTCTGAAACTTCTCTTAAAGCATTTCGTCTTTGGTTGAAACAAAAATATAAAACGATCCAGAACTTAAACGATACTTGGGGAAATATTTTTTGGGGAGTAATCTTTAACGACTGGAACGAGATTCCTTTGCCAGGTCCTCATGTGAGCGCAGGTTTTAATCCATCTATGATCCAAGACTTTTATAGGTTCCATTCGGATACGATTGTGGATTTTGTAAAATTGCAGGCCGATATTGTTAGAAAGTTTTCTCCTAGCAGAAAGCTTACTACGAATTTATATCCGAGTCCTTTTCTCCCTGTGATCGATATGAGCGAATTATTCACGCATTTAGATTACGTTTCTTGGGACAATTATCCTACTTGGGGAGACCAAGAAGAACCGTTCCCTCATCCGTTTATCTCAGCGATGCATCAGTACAACCGAGGCTTGAAAGATCTTCCGTTTACCGTGATGGAACAAATATCAGGATTCCAAGGGCATGATACTTTGGGTTATCTTCCTGCTCCAGGTCAAATACAACTTTGGATGAAACAAGCGATCGTACAGGGCGCGGAACAAATTATATTTTTTAGATATAGAACTGCAAGATTCGGACAAGAGCAGCTCTGTTACGGGATCTTAGACCACGACAAGTCCTTGACCGATAGATATTTCGAATTGCAAAAAGGGATCTCTGAGATCCTGCCTGAAGCAGAGGATTTTGCATCCGAACATTTTCCCGCAGATGTGGCAGTTCTTCATGATATAGAGAATGCGAGGAACTTCAAACACCAACCAATCTCTTCCGGTTTAAAACATAGTCCTGTTCCTTTTGCACAAGTGGGTTACGACATTGAAATGGCCACTTGGTTTGCAGGTCTCAATATTCTAAACGTAAACACTCACTTCTTACCCATATCAAAAGCTGACTTTTCCAAATACAAAGTATTGGTACTTCCACTGTATGCAATGGTAGAAGACACTATTGTAAAAAAATTGGAGCAATTCGTTAAAGGGGGAGGTGTTTTAGTTTTAGGATATAGAGCAGGGTTGAAGGACACAAACTCATGGATGTTGGATTCTCAGGTGCCTGGTCCATTCTCCGAAATGGCAGGAGTCAAAGTCAGAAAGTTCGAATCAGTAGGAAATCAGAACGTTAAGTTCCGATTCAGGCTATTACCGGGCACTTGTTCCAAAATCTGTGAAATACTTGAACCGACTACTGCCAAGGTTTGGGCAAGATATTCCGATAATAAAAAATTTTATAAAGGAAAACCTGTCATAACTTGTAATCGATTCGGAAAAGGATCTGTCGTATACGTTGGAGCAAGCCTCAGTCCGATATCTTTTATGCTATTGTACAGAAGAACGTTAAGAATGGCAGACGTCCCTTTTACTTTTTACGGACCTACAGTGGAGCGCAGCTTTAGAAAGGGAAAGTCGAAAGACTACGAAATTTTTATCAATCATTCCGGTAAGAAGGCTCTCGCCGGTTTCAAGCTACTCAAACCGTATGAGGTGAGGATCTTGACTAAAACAAAATAA
- a CDS encoding LIC_10030 family protein, which translates to MKLNEVKELNRLLQNHSNGRNKENSVYVDNLHTSFIEFEEKFILPSTSVFEIEFSAAESFLKSLLHLAPELVADSLVLPEPRPKRDIDRLFLIRPFYTEGEMFRENSPEVWRDKLPPFAIVTSFHVMHLGGAPKEDIYAQASQGKTMSVYTKRAYFSSRVIPLDSLTLLEDAVIDFTAKKYQESDFMVQISKDTFEGVRHTYSEIFDEVDYSKQVNFIHESLGITPSDWTLGKIFAPLAVEYLTLTTRFLDPSLDKIAKDFNSFHQVVDLLLRPGSMTLEESARNSFFAWLRSHKSERIISPSGNMAWKILRA; encoded by the coding sequence ATGAAGCTGAATGAAGTTAAAGAATTAAACAGGCTCTTACAGAATCATTCGAATGGAAGGAACAAGGAAAATTCCGTTTATGTGGATAATCTTCATACTTCCTTCATTGAATTCGAAGAGAAGTTTATTCTACCTTCCACTTCTGTCTTCGAAATTGAGTTTAGCGCCGCAGAAAGTTTTCTGAAGTCCTTACTTCATCTGGCACCCGAGTTAGTCGCGGATTCTCTAGTTCTTCCCGAACCTAGACCAAAAAGAGATATCGATCGTTTGTTTCTGATCAGACCGTTCTATACCGAAGGAGAAATGTTTAGGGAAAATTCTCCGGAAGTCTGGAGAGATAAACTTCCTCCTTTTGCTATCGTTACCAGCTTTCATGTAATGCATCTTGGCGGTGCACCCAAGGAAGACATTTATGCTCAAGCTTCTCAGGGAAAAACTATGTCCGTTTACACCAAGAGAGCCTATTTTTCTTCCAGAGTGATCCCTCTGGATTCTCTTACATTGTTAGAAGATGCAGTGATCGACTTCACCGCTAAGAAGTACCAAGAATCCGATTTTATGGTCCAGATCTCAAAGGATACGTTCGAAGGAGTTAGGCACACATATTCCGAAATTTTTGACGAGGTCGACTATTCTAAGCAGGTGAACTTTATCCATGAGTCCCTAGGGATCACTCCTTCGGATTGGACTCTTGGAAAAATTTTCGCACCTTTGGCGGTGGAATACCTGACCCTGACCACCAGGTTTTTGGATCCTTCCCTAGATAAGATCGCAAAGGATTTTAATTCGTTTCACCAAGTAGTTGATCTTTTGTTAAGACCAGGCAGCATGACCTTAGAAGAATCTGCCCGAAATTCATTCTTCGCTTGGCTCCGATCTCATAAATCGGAGAGGATCATTTCCCCCTCGGGAAACATGGCCTGGAAAATTTTGCGGGCGTAA
- the tsaB gene encoding tRNA (adenosine(37)-N6)-threonylcarbamoyltransferase complex dimerization subunit type 1 TsaB — MTKILFFDATNSWILVGCYLKSNDGKLEKLSEYRELHNRESSLLLIKEISNCLKVSNWEKPDIIVTTTGPGSFTGIRISVATARNFSQIWNIPVLGIDSLELYTSQYYAESESSVCVGIEAKQGKIYFGLRDSRGYWGTLDIAPDLIPETIPEDRIGSYLTGIKFSDSPEFFAGTNMKENLPSPEASLLEKSSEIKKALSKPEDHSYLQLVPNYLRGTYADDKPKVYYT; from the coding sequence ATGACAAAAATATTATTCTTCGATGCGACCAATTCTTGGATCCTAGTCGGATGTTATCTTAAATCGAACGATGGCAAACTGGAAAAACTTTCCGAATATCGGGAATTGCATAATAGAGAATCCTCTCTATTACTCATTAAAGAAATTTCCAATTGTTTGAAGGTATCCAATTGGGAAAAACCTGATATAATAGTAACTACAACCGGTCCTGGATCTTTTACCGGGATCAGGATCTCAGTAGCGACTGCGCGGAATTTTTCACAGATCTGGAATATTCCGGTCTTAGGAATTGATAGTTTAGAATTGTACACCAGCCAATACTATGCGGAATCCGAATCTTCCGTTTGTGTGGGAATAGAAGCGAAACAAGGAAAAATTTATTTCGGTCTAAGAGACTCCAGAGGTTATTGGGGCACCTTGGACATTGCTCCGGATCTGATCCCGGAAACAATCCCGGAAGATAGGATAGGCTCTTATCTTACCGGAATTAAGTTCAGCGACTCTCCCGAATTTTTTGCGGGAACAAATATGAAAGAAAATCTTCCTTCGCCGGAAGCGAGTTTGTTGGAGAAGTCCAGCGAGATCAAGAAGGCGTTATCTAAACCGGAAGATCATTCTTATCTGCAATTAGTTCCGAATTATCTAAGAGGAACTTACGCTGACGATAAGCCTAAGGTATATTATACATGA